In the Streptomyces fradiae ATCC 10745 = DSM 40063 genome, CCGACAGCGCGATCCCCTTCCTGCTGCTGGAGGTCTCGCAGCTCCTGCTCGCCGGGGGGCGGCTGGGGGCGCACGAGGACATCCTCCCGGAGGAGCGGTACGAGCCGGACACGGGGCCCGACCTGGACGTCGACGACCTGCGCGAGCGGTTCGCGGCGCTGCTGGACCCGGTGGACGTCTTCTCCGAGGTCTTCGACCCGTACGAGCCCCGCAAGGCGCCGGTGCCGTTCCGGATCTCCGACAACCTGGCCGACATCATCACGGACCTGCGGCACGGGCTGGCCCACTACCGGGCGGGCCGGACGACCGAGGCGCTGTGGTGGTGGCAGTTCTCGTACTTCTCCAACTGGGGCCCCACCGCCTCGGCGACCCTCCGGGCGCTCCAGTCCCTCGTCTCCCACGTCCGGCTGGACCAGCCGCTGGCGGAGCTGGACGGCCTCGACACCGACGAG is a window encoding:
- a CDS encoding DUF5063 domain-containing protein — translated: MSDATLHAHSPDPDSFAVQIADSIESFIVATTEVAKGDEPDSAIPFLLLEVSQLLLAGGRLGAHEDILPEERYEPDTGPDLDVDDLRERFAALLDPVDVFSEVFDPYEPRKAPVPFRISDNLADIITDLRHGLAHYRAGRTTEALWWWQFSYFSNWGPTASATLRALQSLVSHVRLDQPLAELDGLDTDEDVADDALAEEAGRVMLREIAAPLGIRTRK